A part of Candidatus Methylomirabilota bacterium genomic DNA contains:
- a CDS encoding ABC transporter ATP-binding protein, producing the protein VVQPAVLLLDEPLSNLDANLREEMRYEIRRLHDEFHITTVYVTHDQAEAMVTSDRIAVMNQGRIEQVDSPRALYARPRTRFVAGFIGRTNFLDGEARGADIVFDHFAIPRARFPEPPAPNGRVAFSLRPQSIQLHRQRPAASERACLIPGRIVQRAYLGEHWDYAVRPKDSALQLRVTARPHDVFEVNEDVWLELDPGQMAALR; encoded by the coding sequence CGTGGTGCAGCCCGCCGTGCTCCTGCTGGACGAGCCCCTCTCGAACCTCGACGCGAACCTCCGCGAGGAGATGCGCTACGAGATCCGGCGCCTGCACGACGAGTTCCACATCACGACGGTCTACGTCACCCACGACCAGGCGGAGGCGATGGTGACCTCTGACCGGATCGCGGTGATGAACCAGGGGCGGATCGAGCAGGTGGACAGCCCGCGCGCCCTCTACGCGCGGCCCCGGACGCGCTTCGTCGCCGGCTTCATCGGCCGCACCAACTTCCTCGACGGCGAGGCGCGCGGCGCGGACATCGTCTTCGACCACTTCGCGATCCCGCGCGCGCGGTTTCCCGAGCCGCCGGCGCCCAACGGCCGGGTCGCCTTCTCGCTGCGCCCGCAGAGCATCCAGCTCCACCGCCAGCGGCCCGCCGCCTCCGAGCGCGCCTGCCTGATCCCGGGCCGGATCGTCCAGCGCGCGTACCTCGGCGAGCACTGGGACTACGCGGTGCGGCCGAAGGACAGCGCGCTCCAGCTCCGGGTGACGGCGCGCCCCCACGACGTCTTCGAGGTGAACGAGGACGTGTGGCTCGAGCTCGACCCCGGCCAGATGGCCGCGCTGCGCTAG
- a CDS encoding plasmid stability protein has protein sequence MANLTIKNVPDPLVRRLKVQATRHRRSLNLEVITCLETVTQAVAVDADTLLARARMIRRTPVRLRLNDRTLRALKARGRP, from the coding sequence ATGGCGAATCTCACGATCAAAAACGTGCCCGACCCGTTGGTTCGCCGGCTGAAGGTCCAGGCGACCCGCCATCGCCGGAGTCTCAACCTCGAGGTGATCACGTGCCTGGAGACGGTCACGCAGGCCGTTGCCGTCGACGCCGATACGCTGCTCGCCCGGGCCCGGATGATCCGCCGGACCCCGGTGCGGCTCCGGCTCAACGATCGGACGCTGAGAGCTCTCAAGGCCCGCGGGCGGCCGTGA
- a CDS encoding type II toxin-antitoxin system VapC family toxin, with protein sequence MIVVDTNLLVYLYVEGQRTRTAEAVLARDAAWAAPLLWRSEFRNALAGLVRRRALAIEDAIQITHEAERAMTGREYTVVSHRVLQLASRSGCSAYDCEFVALAQDLDVPLVTADRALRRAFPSETIAPETFA encoded by the coding sequence GTGATCGTCGTCGACACGAACCTTCTCGTCTATCTCTATGTCGAGGGGCAGCGGACGCGCACCGCCGAGGCTGTCCTGGCTCGAGACGCGGCCTGGGCGGCGCCGTTGCTCTGGCGGTCCGAGTTCAGAAATGCGCTTGCGGGCCTCGTCCGACGGAGGGCACTGGCCATCGAGGACGCCATCCAGATCACCCACGAGGCCGAGCGCGCGATGACCGGCCGCGAATACACCGTCGTGTCCCACCGCGTGCTGCAGCTCGCCTCTCGATCCGGCTGCTCGGCTTATGACTGCGAGTTCGTGGCGCTCGCCCAGGACCTCGACGTGCCTTTGGTCACCGCCGATCGCGCCTTGCGCCGCGCGTTCCCGTCAGAGACGATCGCTCCCGAAACTTTCGCCTGA